In the genome of Methanobrevibacter sp., one region contains:
- a CDS encoding SufD family Fe-S cluster assembly protein codes for MRNVENDALKAKDKKAALGTDVVIENFTKEDVNAFDVLDDIKDVDKKTKRTLLRVGVDTESEERSGSFLQMDQSNVFSNSISNSVEVMNTGMALEKYSWLKDYMWNAVKPDADKYTAQTALREIEEENYSGYFVRSLPGTKEVFPVQACMFIADQDVMQTAHNIIIAEENSELHLITGCATGEDVSSALHVGVSEMYLKPGSKITFTMVHNWAEQVEVRPRTAIIQEKNTTYINNYILTSPVNSIQSYPTTYCNGENARALFQSIQSGKKDSIIDVGSRAILNAPKTSAEVISRAVANDESSIYSRGHLAGNVPNVKGHLECHGLVLDDNSSIYAVPELEANAANLEMSHEAAVGQIDEEEIYYLTSRGLTEEEAASMIVRGFLSMDITGLPDELAAETQKMIDMSLDGM; via the coding sequence GTGCGGAATGTGGAAAATGATGCTTTGAAAGCTAAGGATAAAAAAGCAGCTTTAGGTACTGATGTTGTTATTGAAAACTTTACAAAAGAGGATGTGAATGCCTTTGATGTATTGGATGACATCAAGGATGTTGACAAGAAAACCAAAAGAACCTTGCTTAGAGTAGGTGTTGACACCGAATCCGAAGAAAGATCAGGTTCTTTCCTGCAAATGGATCAATCCAACGTTTTCTCAAATTCCATTTCCAATTCTGTGGAAGTCATGAATACAGGCATGGCACTGGAAAAATACTCATGGCTAAAGGATTATATGTGGAATGCCGTCAAGCCTGATGCAGACAAGTACACTGCCCAAACAGCGCTTCGTGAAATTGAAGAGGAGAATTACAGCGGTTACTTTGTAAGGTCACTTCCTGGAACCAAAGAGGTTTTCCCGGTACAGGCATGCATGTTCATTGCAGATCAGGATGTAATGCAGACTGCACACAATATCATAATCGCTGAAGAGAATTCAGAGCTTCACTTGATTACAGGATGTGCAACCGGAGAAGACGTTTCATCTGCGCTTCACGTTGGAGTGTCTGAGATGTACCTCAAGCCAGGGTCCAAAATCACTTTCACAATGGTTCACAATTGGGCAGAACAGGTTGAAGTGCGTCCTAGAACTGCAATCATTCAGGAAAAGAATACCACTTATATTAACAATTACATTTTAACAAGCCCTGTAAATTCCATTCAATCTTATCCTACCACTTACTGTAATGGAGAGAATGCAAGGGCATTGTTCCAAAGTATCCAAAGCGGTAAGAAGGATTCAATCATTGATGTAGGTTCAAGAGCAATCTTAAATGCCCCAAAAACCAGTGCTGAGGTTATTTCCCGTGCTGTTGCAAATGATGAATCCAGCATATATTCCAGAGGGCACTTAGCAGGAAATGTTCCTAATGTAAAGGGACACTTGGAATGTCATGGATTGGTATTGGATGACAATTCATCAATTTATGCGGTTCCTGAACTTGAGGCAAATGCAGCAAACCTTGAAATGTCTCACGAAGCTGCAGTAGGTCAAATCGATGAAGAGGAAATCTACTACTTGACTTCAAGAGGACTCACTGAAGAGGAAGCCGCTTCCATGATCGTCAGAGGTTTCTTAAGCATGGACATCACAGGACTTCCTGATGAATTGGCTGCAGAAACTCAAAAGATGATTGACATGAGTTTAGATGGAATGTAG
- the sufC gene encoding Fe-S cluster assembly ATPase SufC, which yields MLLEVKDLVVEVEGKRVLNGVNLAIREGETHVLLGPNGAGKSTLFLTILGFPKYEVVEGSIIFNGEDITNLTTTERVQKGLGVSFQNPPAIRGVSVRDLLKFESKQDPDEELNPRMQELAKKLKFSDEFLDRDVNRGFSGGEVKRSEILQLLAQEPLFTMFDEPDSGVDIENVELLAGELNVLLDKDKKPGQRKKAGLLITHLGYILNFVKADKAHVLMHGVIACSGDPDEILEDIRKEGFKGCVGCAECGK from the coding sequence ATGTTACTTGAAGTAAAAGATTTAGTTGTTGAAGTGGAAGGCAAACGTGTCTTGAATGGCGTAAACCTTGCCATAAGAGAAGGGGAAACCCACGTGCTTTTAGGCCCAAACGGTGCGGGGAAAAGTACATTGTTCCTGACCATATTAGGGTTCCCGAAATATGAGGTTGTAGAAGGATCAATCATATTCAATGGTGAAGACATCACTAATTTAACCACTACAGAAAGAGTTCAAAAAGGGCTTGGAGTAAGTTTCCAAAACCCTCCTGCCATTCGTGGTGTAAGCGTAAGGGACTTATTGAAATTCGAATCCAAGCAAGACCCTGATGAAGAGCTGAATCCAAGAATGCAAGAGCTTGCAAAAAAACTGAAATTCAGTGATGAATTCTTGGACAGAGACGTTAACAGAGGATTTTCCGGTGGGGAAGTCAAAAGGTCTGAAATTCTCCAATTGCTTGCTCAAGAACCGCTTTTCACCATGTTCGATGAGCCTGACTCCGGTGTGGACATTGAAAATGTGGAATTGTTGGCTGGAGAATTGAATGTTCTATTGGACAAGGATAAAAAGCCTGGTCAAAGGAAAAAGGCAGGATTGCTTATCACTCACTTAGGTTACATTTTGAATTTTGTCAAGGCGGATAAGGCACATGTATTGATGCATGGAGTGATTGCCTGTTCCGGTGACCCTGATGAAATCTTAGAAGACATTAGAAAAGAAGGATTTAAAGGATGTGTTGGCTGTGCGGAATGTGGAAAATGA
- a CDS encoding PRC-barrel domain-containing protein, whose amino-acid sequence MENAVAKPNTHRREEKLWSEIKSYQVATNNARILGVLDELIINEKTGKIVDIAVKVEAGRNIHVKGAKRRGDLLLIPFTKIEKVGEFIIVTE is encoded by the coding sequence ATGGAAAATGCTGTTGCTAAACCTAATACTCATAGAAGAGAAGAAAAATTATGGAGTGAAATTAAAAGCTATCAAGTAGCTACTAATAATGCTCGTATTTTAGGAGTGCTTGATGAGTTAATCATTAATGAAAAAACTGGTAAAATCGTGGATATTGCAGTAAAAGTAGAAGCTGGACGTAATATTCATGTTAAAGGTGCAAAACGTAGAGGAGATTTATTATTAATCCCATTCACCAAAATAGAAAAAGTCGGAGAATTTATTATTGTAACTGAATAA
- a CDS encoding NTP transferase domain-containing protein: MIIALVMAGGKGLRLKSEIEKPLYPLNDKPLMSYVLENIKDSKLIEKTVVAVSPNAPNTKDYLINDLNFSNFDESFYDSDKKDYYLDTLGKGFVEDLSNILEIFEKRSKDDILIFINADLPLVNGEILDEILSHYLSQEKPALSTLVPVEIFEKYGVNYSYEFNGKVPSGINILRSENVVQDEELLIISRYELIFNVNTIETAILTNKFL; encoded by the coding sequence ATGATAATCGCTCTTGTAATGGCTGGTGGAAAAGGATTAAGATTAAAGTCTGAAATAGAAAAGCCACTTTATCCACTGAATGACAAGCCATTGATGAGTTATGTTCTCGAAAACATTAAAGACTCTAAATTAATCGAAAAGACAGTTGTGGCTGTCAGTCCCAATGCTCCAAATACAAAGGATTATCTGATCAATGATTTGAATTTTTCTAATTTTGATGAATCATTTTATGATAGTGATAAAAAGGATTATTATCTGGACACATTAGGCAAGGGATTTGTCGAAGACCTTTCAAATATTCTTGAAATTTTTGAGAAAAGATCAAAAGATGACATTTTGATTTTCATCAATGCAGACCTGCCACTTGTAAATGGTGAGATACTTGATGAGATCTTAAGCCATTACTTAAGTCAAGAAAAACCTGCATTATCAACATTGGTTCCGGTTGAAATTTTCGAAAAGTATGGGGTAAATTATTCCTATGAATTTAATGGAAAAGTCCCTTCAGGAATTAACATACTTAGGAGTGAAAATGTCGTTCAGGACGAGGAACTTTTAATTATTTCAAGGTATGAGTTAATTTTTAATGTAAATACTATCGAGACAGCTATATTAACCAATAAATTTTTATGA
- a CDS encoding methanogenesis marker 14 protein, whose product MSFLDKFFNKGPKPIIAESQPRDLSILKAGNRPQGPGVMAAQQDEYYVTASVELGNTTTKCVIMATNLNNSQSYLINKTVNMTRDVRAPKPGEEVFGKTVWGIELSKESVADMIKDTVLESLKKAHMDMDEDLDFVVRSTGVTAGFATTQEVGQMVKALADGCLDAGISHTKMAPAMSTAHLPKRLQKYTLLDNVMFDGAVVSVVPPKGKEVVANEMEGELVTAGIKLGAKWTEVDYRNPCVSLDFGSTLAGRIVNKDEPYASTVGNFLGLAGVISDSLAKGSKQIDQKNGAALDIFDPKLLKKADGKKHQEKAKQYAKEAHELINICKVPEGIDRFGTVPLDAAGAKAAGTCLIGCDVGNNADGLDGLVEIGAKIYEDEGIPTLLATMDHVSANIVYRVLDVAFEENLILDGSILGVTGRAGITGKKPELILEYAQDKFKDVVFVEDGLALGSAIMARCMNSMGTQKNPLGGNQGERCILKKRMQAQGTIPK is encoded by the coding sequence ATGTCTTTTTTAGATAAATTTTTTAATAAGGGACCTAAGCCAATTATTGCTGAAAGTCAACCAAGGGATTTAAGTATTTTAAAAGCAGGTAACAGACCTCAAGGTCCAGGTGTTATGGCGGCTCAACAGGATGAATACTATGTAACCGCTTCTGTAGAGTTAGGTAACACTACCACTAAATGTGTTATCATGGCTACAAATTTAAACAATAGTCAGTCTTATTTAATTAATAAAACAGTTAATATGACAAGGGATGTCAGAGCGCCTAAACCTGGAGAAGAAGTCTTCGGTAAGACAGTTTGGGGCATTGAACTTTCTAAGGAATCCGTTGCAGATATGATTAAGGACACTGTTTTGGAATCACTTAAAAAAGCTCATATGGATATGGATGAGGATTTGGACTTTGTAGTAAGATCCACTGGGGTCACTGCAGGTTTTGCTACTACTCAGGAAGTAGGTCAAATGGTAAAGGCTTTAGCAGACGGTTGTCTTGATGCAGGTATATCCCATACAAAAATGGCTCCTGCCATGTCAACTGCACACCTTCCAAAAAGACTTCAGAAATACACTCTCCTCGATAATGTAATGTTTGATGGTGCTGTAGTAAGTGTAGTTCCACCAAAAGGAAAAGAAGTTGTAGCAAATGAAATGGAAGGGGAACTTGTTACTGCAGGTATTAAATTAGGTGCCAAATGGACTGAAGTGGACTATAGAAACCCATGTGTATCCTTGGACTTTGGTTCTACCTTGGCAGGTAGGATTGTAAATAAGGATGAGCCTTATGCAAGTACTGTTGGAAACTTCTTGGGATTAGCTGGAGTAATTTCAGACTCCTTGGCAAAAGGTTCCAAGCAAATTGACCAAAAGAACGGTGCTGCATTGGACATATTCGATCCTAAATTGCTTAAGAAGGCAGATGGCAAGAAACATCAGGAAAAAGCCAAACAATATGCTAAGGAAGCTCATGAACTCATTAACATCTGTAAGGTTCCTGAAGGAATTGACAGGTTTGGTACCGTTCCTTTGGATGCTGCAGGTGCTAAGGCAGCAGGTACTTGTTTAATCGGTTGTGATGTAGGTAACAATGCAGATGGTCTTGACGGATTGGTTGAAATCGGTGCTAAGATCTATGAGGATGAAGGAATTCCTACCTTGCTTGCTACAATGGACCATGTAAGTGCAAATATCGTTTACAGAGTTCTTGATGTGGCATTTGAAGAGAACCTCATTCTTGACGGTTCCATCTTAGGAGTCACAGGAAGGGCAGGAATCACTGGTAAGAAACCAGAGCTCATTCTGGAATATGCTCAAGATAAATTCAAGGATGTCGTATTTGTAGAGGATGGACTCGCTCTCGGTTCTGCGATTATGGCTCGTTGTATGAACTCCATGGGAACTCAAAAGAACCCTCTTGGTGGAAACCAAGGAGAAAGATGCATTCTCAAGAAGAGAATGCAAGCACAAGGTACTATTCCAAAATAG
- the mtrH gene encoding tetrahydromethanopterin S-methyltransferase subunit H produces the protein MFRFDKEQLVVDIAGVKMGGQPGEYPTVLAGTIFYGGHKIISDEKAGDFDKDAAEGLIKTMEEMSDVTGNPCVVQTFGATAEAMVKYLEFVGDICDKPFLIDSTAAAAKIAGVEYVQEAGLAERAVYNSLSMAAEPGEIEAVANSDIDASILLGFNPMTPGVPGKLEIWETGGSVIDEGILEMAERCGITKPWMDVAVTPLGQGAGPAVRTSYAVKAKWGYPVGSGIHNVPSAWDWLRQYKKEHKEAWPVCDIGSNIVQQMAGGDFVLFGPIENSRLAFPACGMADIMIAEAARDIGTEPIEAHPLNLLL, from the coding sequence ATGTTTAGATTTGATAAAGAACAACTTGTCGTAGATATTGCTGGAGTAAAAATGGGAGGACAACCTGGTGAATACCCTACCGTTTTAGCAGGAACTATTTTCTACGGCGGACACAAAATTATTAGTGACGAAAAAGCAGGGGACTTTGATAAAGACGCTGCTGAAGGATTAATTAAAACTATGGAAGAAATGTCTGATGTAACCGGAAACCCTTGTGTTGTACAAACTTTCGGTGCTACTGCAGAAGCTATGGTAAAATACTTAGAGTTTGTAGGAGACATCTGTGACAAACCATTCCTTATCGACTCAACTGCTGCAGCTGCAAAAATTGCAGGTGTAGAATACGTACAAGAAGCAGGATTAGCTGAAAGAGCTGTATACAACTCCTTAAGTATGGCAGCAGAACCTGGTGAAATTGAAGCTGTAGCTAACTCTGACATCGACGCATCCATTCTCTTAGGTTTCAACCCAATGACTCCTGGTGTACCAGGTAAATTGGAAATCTGGGAAACTGGTGGATCTGTAATCGATGAAGGTATTCTCGAAATGGCAGAAAGATGTGGAATTACCAAACCATGGATGGACGTAGCAGTAACTCCTTTAGGACAAGGTGCAGGTCCTGCAGTAAGAACCTCTTACGCTGTAAAAGCTAAATGGGGATACCCTGTAGGTTCCGGTATTCACAACGTACCTTCCGCATGGGATTGGTTAAGACAATACAAAAAAGAACACAAAGAAGCATGGCCTGTATGTGATATAGGTTCCAACATCGTACAACAAATGGCTGGTGGAGACTTCGTACTTTTCGGTCCTATCGAAAACTCAAGACTCGCATTCCCAGCTTGTGGTATGGCAGATATCATGATTGCTGAAGCAGCAAGAGATATCGGTACCGAACCTATTGAAGCACACCCATTGAACTTATTATTATAA
- the mtrG gene encoding tetrahydromethanopterin S-methyltransferase subunit MtrG has protein sequence MSEESVPQIIVSTDDMAAATQKLDEAEEKVEFAVGEYFQRLGQQNGRDIGILYGIILGLVILIVSIEFGLVSAMNTIMAGLI, from the coding sequence ATGTCTGAAGAATCAGTACCTCAAATTATTGTATCTACCGACGATATGGCAGCTGCAACTCAAAAATTAGATGAAGCTGAAGAAAAAGTAGAATTTGCTGTTGGTGAATACTTCCAACGTTTAGGACAACAAAACGGTAGAGATATTGGTATTTTATATGGTATAATTTTAGGTCTTGTAATTTTAATAGTGTCTATTGAATTTGGTTTAGTAAGTGCAATGAATACTATTATGGCAGGATTAATCTAA
- a CDS encoding tetrahydromethanopterin S-methyltransferase subunit F produces MVRFSNKPNTRGIRNASNNVEYRAKLLGREGRLFAGVISTRFSGVAIGLGIALALAVVIPAIAKLCGL; encoded by the coding sequence ATGGTTAGATTTTCAAACAAACCAAATACTCGTGGTATTAGAAATGCTTCTAATAATGTAGAATACCGTGCAAAGCTCTTAGGAAGAGAAGGAAGACTATTCGCTGGCGTAATCAGCACCAGATTTTCTGGAGTAGCTATTGGTCTCGGAATTGCTCTTGCATTAGCAGTTGTTATTCCAGCTATAGCTAAATTATGTGGATTATAG
- the mtrA gene encoding tetrahydromethanopterin S-methyltransferase subunit A produces MADKKPAADNWPVVSGDYIVGDPESPVAVTTLASHNEDIPAAAGAAIAGPCKTENLGIEKVVANIISNPNIRFLILCGAEVQGHITGQSIQALHENGCDPEKKKITGATGAIPFVENIPMEGVERFQQQVELVDMIDNEDGGAITAKVKECIEKDPGAFEEDAMVIEVKEGDDDEDEGEEIRPISAETALLEARIRNIDTQVKLVGAVQRNMAGNYAGKVQGIMIGLVFTLVIGFLLLMAPLLGA; encoded by the coding sequence ATGGCTGACAAAAAACCTGCTGCTGATAATTGGCCTGTAGTAAGTGGAGACTACATCGTAGGGGACCCTGAAAGTCCTGTTGCTGTAACTACTTTAGCTTCTCACAATGAAGATATCCCAGCGGCTGCTGGAGCAGCTATTGCTGGACCTTGTAAGACTGAAAACTTAGGTATTGAAAAAGTTGTAGCAAACATCATTTCAAACCCTAACATCAGATTCTTAATCCTTTGTGGAGCTGAAGTGCAAGGTCACATTACTGGTCAAAGTATCCAAGCATTACACGAAAATGGTTGCGACCCTGAAAAGAAAAAAATCACTGGTGCTACCGGTGCTATTCCTTTCGTAGAAAACATTCCTATGGAAGGTGTAGAAAGATTCCAACAACAAGTTGAACTTGTTGACATGATCGACAACGAAGACGGTGGAGCAATCACTGCAAAAGTAAAAGAATGTATTGAGAAAGATCCTGGTGCTTTTGAAGAAGATGCTATGGTTATTGAAGTGAAAGAAGGAGATGATGACGAAGACGAAGGTGAAGAAATTCGTCCTATTTCCGCAGAAACTGCATTACTTGAAGCAAGAATCAGAAACATTGACACTCAAGTAAAATTAGTTGGTGCCGTACAAAGAAATATGGCAGGTAACTATGCAGGTAAAGTCCAAGGTATTATGATTGGATTGGTATTCACTTTAGTAATCGGTTTCTTATTATTGATGGCACCATTATTAGGTGCATAA
- a CDS encoding tetrahydromethanopterin S-methyltransferase subunit B: MVLPLIQFIPELNLNLDPETGILGAGGGDLIILSMDEINAEIAKVEAAADELMNSLDPNSAPLGSFPGREGNFVIAGKLTNMVYGFIIGMFLIMAAMPILTAMGVL; this comes from the coding sequence ATGGTATTACCTTTAATACAATTTATTCCTGAATTAAACTTAAATCTTGATCCTGAAACCGGTATTCTCGGTGCAGGTGGTGGAGATTTAATTATCCTTTCAATGGATGAAATTAACGCAGAAATCGCAAAAGTCGAAGCAGCTGCTGACGAATTAATGAATTCCTTAGATCCTAATTCCGCACCATTAGGTTCCTTCCCAGGAAGAGAAGGTAACTTTGTCATTGCAGGTAAATTAACCAACATGGTTTATGGATTTATCATAGGAATGTTCCTTATCATGGCAGCAATGCCTATATTAACAGCTATGGGGGTTTTATAG
- the mtrC gene encoding tetrahydromethanopterin S-methyltransferase subunit MtrC — MSAGGSGAPAEGAVDANVLLAVGIIGGLIGIYASAIHPVIGPVISCLGAVCAILWGVLAIRSVASYGLGTGVPSIGYMSLGIGVIGALAGVGIIAVLGLNGLEMLGPILALAFAMLIGLLVAIVAKKIVGMKIPVMERCTAEIAGAAALSVLGFSAAIAGGYSIDLILNAVVAPGFIAVFYILCTMAIQHPFNACLGPNEDQVRTLKCGASTAFLTMIITGILAISAGGIAWFVILVVGLIGWYVSFKMFVNASCEAAASVKWSGLWPKVEE; from the coding sequence ATGTCTGCTGGAGGAAGTGGAGCACCTGCAGAAGGTGCTGTAGATGCTAATGTATTATTAGCAGTTGGTATTATCGGTGGATTAATCGGTATTTATGCGTCTGCAATTCATCCTGTTATTGGCCCTGTCATCTCATGTCTTGGTGCAGTTTGTGCAATCCTTTGGGGTGTACTCGCTATTCGTAGTGTAGCAAGTTACGGTTTAGGTACTGGTGTACCTTCAATTGGTTACATGTCCTTAGGTATTGGTGTAATCGGTGCATTAGCAGGTGTAGGCATAATCGCTGTATTAGGTTTAAATGGATTAGAAATGCTCGGGCCAATACTTGCATTGGCATTCGCTATGCTCATTGGTTTATTAGTTGCAATCGTTGCTAAAAAAATTGTTGGAATGAAAATCCCTGTTATGGAAAGATGCACTGCTGAAATTGCAGGTGCTGCAGCTTTATCTGTACTCGGTTTCTCTGCTGCAATTGCAGGAGGATACTCTATTGATTTAATCTTAAACGCTGTTGTAGCTCCTGGATTCATCGCTGTATTCTACATATTATGTACTATGGCTATCCAACACCCATTCAACGCATGTTTAGGTCCTAACGAAGATCAAGTTAGAACTCTTAAATGTGGTGCATCCACTGCATTCTTAACCATGATCATTACCGGTATTCTTGCAATTTCCGCTGGAGGAATTGCATGGTTTGTAATTTTAGTTGTTGGACTTATCGGATGGTACGTATCATTTAAAATGTTTGTTAACGCTTCTTGCGAAGCAGCAGCATCAGTTAAATGGTCCGGTTTATGGCCAAAAGTTGAGGAATAA
- the mtrD gene encoding tetrahydromethanopterin S-methyltransferase subunit D, with translation MNLILFIICVVIAGIIMGGGVHFIPVGGAPAAMATATGVGTGTAMLAAGAGLTGLITAASMTGQPVWLIVLAGAVGSMLMMGITMLIGNFIYIFGVGVVPASGKAAVDPITGWNQEKYKTPGTEGHGIPTVCYISGIIGGLLGGAGGGLVYWAINEFATANLTGFDATVIAGLAAILSVGMFFINSVTASYNIGGTIEGFVDPKFKRLPTGILACAVVSLVAAIFIVLMIGGI, from the coding sequence ATGAATCTTATATTATTTATTATATGCGTTGTAATCGCAGGTATTATTATGGGTGGAGGTGTACACTTCATTCCTGTAGGTGGTGCTCCTGCAGCTATGGCTACCGCTACCGGTGTAGGAACTGGTACCGCAATGTTAGCAGCTGGTGCAGGTTTAACTGGACTCATTACCGCAGCTTCTATGACTGGTCAACCAGTATGGTTAATCGTCTTAGCAGGTGCAGTCGGTTCCATGTTAATGATGGGTATCACCATGCTTATTGGTAACTTTATTTATATTTTCGGTGTTGGTGTAGTACCAGCATCTGGTAAAGCAGCAGTCGACCCAATTACTGGTTGGAACCAAGAAAAATACAAAACTCCTGGTACCGAAGGACACGGTATTCCTACCGTATGTTACATCAGTGGTATCATCGGTGGTTTACTTGGTGGTGCTGGTGGAGGATTAGTCTACTGGGCAATTAACGAATTCGCTACCGCAAACTTAACCGGATTTGACGCTACTGTAATCGCTGGTTTAGCAGCTATTCTTTCAGTAGGTATGTTCTTTATCAATTCCGTAACTGCTTCCTACAACATTGGAGGTACTATTGAAGGTTTCGTAGACCCTAAATTCAAAAGACTCCCAACTGGAATCCTCGCTTGTGCTGTTGTTTCTCTTGTAGCTGCTATTTTCATTGTTTTAATGATTGGAGGTATTTAA
- the mtrE gene encoding tetrahydromethanopterin S-methyltransferase subunit E has product MDPITLGVVALMGAAATIAGAAEDLESDIGSQSNPNSQVQLAPQMGHLHRMINKAASGEPVAYGCWCGIAGAIAALAMGMGILPIVAIAMGSTVAALVHAIYTVTSHMGRIVGQSQFEQPLFMDVLTQSLGPIAAHGFIASFGIVGIAYLMTLPLDGLGHPFPLPLLAVLWGITIGAIGSSTGDVHYGAESEYQKFDYGGGTPVAIQGDIVTKAPLGAKNSIDVGNFCAKYGGPLTGFCFGLIVFVSFWITIVFGALGGQIVGIIIVLLLIAANYLLEKSTRERFGPYEE; this is encoded by the coding sequence ATGGACCCTATTACATTAGGTGTAGTCGCATTGATGGGTGCAGCAGCAACCATTGCTGGTGCTGCAGAGGACTTAGAGTCTGACATCGGTTCACAAAGTAACCCTAACTCACAAGTTCAACTCGCTCCACAGATGGGACATTTACACCGTATGATAAATAAGGCAGCTTCTGGGGAACCAGTAGCATACGGATGCTGGTGTGGTATCGCTGGTGCTATTGCAGCTCTTGCTATGGGTATGGGTATTTTACCTATAGTAGCAATTGCAATGGGTTCTACTGTCGCTGCACTTGTTCACGCAATTTATACAGTCACATCACACATGGGAAGGATTGTTGGTCAATCTCAATTTGAACAACCATTATTTATGGACGTATTAACCCAATCCTTAGGCCCTATCGCAGCTCATGGTTTTATAGCAAGTTTCGGTATTGTAGGAATCGCTTACTTAATGACTCTTCCATTAGATGGACTTGGACACCCATTCCCATTACCATTACTCGCTGTACTTTGGGGAATTACTATTGGTGCAATCGGATCATCCACAGGGGATGTTCATTACGGTGCAGAAAGTGAATACCAAAAATTCGACTACGGTGGAGGTACTCCTGTAGCTATCCAAGGGGATATTGTAACTAAAGCTCCTCTCGGTGCTAAGAACTCTATCGACGTAGGTAACTTCTGTGCTAAATATGGTGGACCTTTAACCGGATTCTGTTTCGGACTTATTGTTTTCGTAAGCTTCTGGATCACTATTGTATTCGGAGCTCTCGGAGGACAAATCGTAGGTATTATCATCGTATTATTATTAATCGCTGCTAACTACTTACTTGAAAAGTCTACAAGAGAAAGATTCGGACCATATGAGGAATAA